Part of the Mycolicibacterium mengxianglii genome is shown below.
CGGCCGCGTCCGCATCTACAACTACGGCTTCGTGGTGTTCACCGTGGCCGCGGTCGCGTTGTCGTTCGACCCATTCCATCTCGACGGTGGTGCGATCTGGCTGATCGCCTGGCGCGTCGTCCAAGGCGTCGGCGGTGCCATGCTGATGTCGTCGTCGTCGGCCATCCTGACCGACGCGTTCCCGGCCAATCAGCGCGGCATGGCGCTGGGCGTAAACATGGTCTCCGCCGTCGCCGGATCGTTCCTGGGCCTGCTGATCGGCGGCTTCCTGTCCGAGTGGCACTGGCAGGCGATCTTCTGGGTCGGCGTTCCGATCGGCTTGGTCGGCACCGTGTGGAGCGTGCGCTCCCTGAAGGAACTCGGCTCCCGCACTCCCGGGCGCATCGACTGGGCCGGCACGCTGACCTTCGGGATCGGCTTGACCGTCCTGCTCATCGGCATCACCTACGGGATCCAGCCCTACGGCAACTCCACGACCGGCTGGACGAACCCCATGGTGCTCGGCGCGATCGGCCTCGGCGTGGCTCTACTGGTCCTCTTCTGCTTCGTCGAGATGAAGGTGGCGCAGCCGATGGTGGACATCCGCCTGTTCAAATCGGCGTCCTTCGGGATGGGCAACCTCGCCGGCCTGATGTCCTCTGTCGGCCGCGGCGGCCTGCAGTTCATGCTCATCATCTGGCTGCAGGGAATCTGGCTGCCGTTGCACGGCTACAGCTTTGAGTCGACGCCGTTGTGGGCCGGTATCTACCTACTGCCGATCACCTTTGGTTTCCTGCTTGCCGGTCCGATCGCCGGGTCGTTGTCCGACCGGTTCGGTGCGCGTCCGTTCACTGTCGGCGGCATGCTGCTGATGGCGGTGACATTCGTTGCGCTACTACTGATTCCGGTGAACTTCGACTACTGGATGTTCGCCGTCATCGTGTTCCTGAACGGACTGGGCGGCGGTATCTTCACCGCACCCAACACCGCGGCCATCATGTCGAGCGTTCCCGCCTCCCAGCGTGGATCCGCTTCGGGGGTGCGTGGCACGTTCTTCAACGCCGGGTCCTCGTTGTCCATCGGCATCTTCTTCTCGCTGATGATCGTCGGGCTGGCCAATACGTTGCCGTCGGCATTGTCCAGCGGCCTGCAGGCCCAGGGGGTGTCCGCCGACGTGGCGCACGACGTGTCCAGCCTGCCGCCGGTCGGCAGCCTGTTCGCGGCATTCCTCGGATACAACCCGATGGCAGAGTTGCTCGAGCCATCCCATGCGTTGCAGCAACCCGGGGTGAACGCCGCCGAACTCACCGGGCAGACGTTCTTCCCCCAGCTGATCACCCAGCCGTTCCATTCGGGACTCACCGTGGTGTTCATTGCGGCTGCCGTGATGATGGTGCTCGGCGCCATCGCCTCGTGGATGTCGCCGGGCCGGTACGCCGACGCCCCCGGCGCCGACAACGCCGCCTGAGTCAGGGCGTGGCCGCAGTCTCGACGTAGCCGACCGCAGGCGAGCGGCTACCGTCGGAGCCATGTCCGAGGCAGCCATCGAGGCGATCGACCTGGTGAAGAGATTCGGTGGGCAGACCGCCGTCGACGGCATCAGCTTCAGCGTGCCCCAGGGCACGGTGCTGGGGCTGCTGGGGCCCAACGGGGCTGGGAAGACCACGACCGTGCGGATGATGACCACCCTCACCGCGCCCACCAGCGGGACGGCGCGGGTGGCCGGGTTCGACGTGCTGCGCGACCCCGACCAGGTGCGCCGCAACATGGGGCTGACGGGACAGGCCGCCACCGTCGACGAGCTGCTGACCGGCCGGGAGAACATCCGGATGATCGGCAGCCTCTACGGCATGCGGCGCAAGGACCTCGATCGCCTCGGTGATCAACTGCTGCAGCAGTTCTCCATCGCCGATGCAGCCGACCGCGTGGTCAAGGGGTACTCCGGCGGTATGCGGCGCCGGCTCGACCTCGCGGTCAGCCTGATCGCCGCCCCGCCGGTGCTGTTCCTGGATGAGCCGACCACCGGATTGGACCCGCGGTCCCGTAGCGAGCTGTGGGTGGTGCTGCGCGAACTGGTCGCCGGTGGCACCACCTTGCTGCTGACCACCCAGTACCTCGAGGAGGCCGACCAACTGGCCGACCGGATCGTCGTCGTCGACCGCGGTCGGATCATTGCCGCGGGTACGCCGCTGGAGCTCAAAGAGCAGGCGGGTAACGCCAGCCTGGTCGTGACCGTCTCACACGCGGCGGACCTGCCGGCTGCGCAGTCGATCATCGCCAGGACCGGTGTCGAGGTGCATGTCGACGTCGGCGCCCGCCGGCTCACCGCCTCGGCAGAGGGTCTCGACGAGATGACCCGGGTGGCCGGGTGGCTGCGCGACAGCCGGATCGAGGTCGACGACATCGGCTTGGCCAGACCCAGCCTCGATGACGTGTTCCTTTCGCTGACCGGACACACCGCCGAACAGGAGGCCACGCTATGACCGCCATCCAGACCGGCGGAGGTGCCGGCACCATCACCGGTCCGCGTCCGCAGACACGCCGCACCTCGCTGGCATATCAGTCGTGGATCATGGTCAAACGCAACATGATCCACACGAAGCGGATGCCGGAGATGCTCTCCGACGTCACCGCGCAACCCATCATGTTCGTGCTGTTGTTCGCCTTCGTCTTCGGCGCGTCCATCACCAACACCGGGGGAGCGTCCTACCGCGAGTTCCTGCTTCCGGGCATCCTGGCGCAGACGATCGTGTTCTCGGCGTTCGTCGTCGCCTCCGGTATCACTGCCGACGTCGAAAAGGGCATCATCGACCGGTTCCGGTCCCTGCCGATCTCCCGCTCGTCAGTGCTGATCGGCCGCAGCATCGCCAGCCTCGTGCACTCGTCCATCGGCATCGTCGTCATGGCGATAACCGGCCTGGCGATCGGGTGGCGGATCCGCGGTGGCATCGGCGAAGCGGTGCTGGCGTTCGCCCTGGTGCTGATATTCGGCTTCGGCATCATCTGGTTCGGCATCCTGGTGGGCTCGCTGATGCGCTCGGTGGAGGCGGTCAACGGCGTGATGTTCACGGTGCTGTTCCCCGTCACGTTCCTGGCCAACACCTTCGTGCCGACCGGGCCGATGCCGCACTGGCTGCGGGTGATCGCCGAGTGGAATCCGGTCTCGTCGCTGGCGCAGGCCATGCGTGAACTGTGGGGCAACGGCCCCGCCGCGGCACCGGACGCCCAACTTCCGTTGCATCACCCGGTGTTGGCGACCATCCTGTGGTCGCTGGTGCTGACGGCGGTGTTCGCGCCGTTCGCGCTGCGCGCCTATGCGCGTCGCACCTCTGACTAGAGCGTGTTGGCTGGCGGCTCGAGGAGCAGGACTCGACAACTGGGTATTGAGAACTATACTCAGCATCATGCCGCCCAGGAAGATCTCCCCGCGCATCGCCGATCACCCCACAGTGCGTGCCGTCCGCGCGCGACCCAGCAGCAAGCCGGGGATCATCGACGCGGACTGGCTCAGGCAGGTGTGTCTTGACGCAGGCGCCGATGACGCGGCGTTCGCCAGCGTCGCCAACCCTGACCTGGCCTCCGAGCAGGAGCACGTCGAGGCGGCACTGCCGGGAGCGCGGAGCTTCATCTCGCTGGTGGTGAAGATGAACCGGGACAACGTGCGCTCGACCGCCCGCAGCGTCGCCAACCAGGAGTTTCACCGCAGCGGCGAGATCATCAACGAAGCGGCCCACCGGATCACCCGGACGCTGCAGGACGGCGGCTACCGCGCGCTCAACCCGTCGGCTACCTTCCCGATGGAGATGGACCGTTTCCCGGGCCGCATCTGGGTGGTGGCGCACAAGCCGGTGGCGGTGGCGGCCGGGCTCGGTGTGATGGGCATCCACCGCAATGTGATCCACCCGAGGTTCGGCAACTTCATCCTGCTGGCCACCATCATGGTCGACGCCGAGACACCGGTTACGGTGAGCCGCTGGACTATTCACCCTGTCTGGAGTGCAAGTTGTGCGTCGCTGCGTGTCCGATAGGCGCCATCGGCAAGGATGGGGAGTTCGACTTCCTGGCCTGTTCGGTGCACAACTACCGCGAGTTCATGGGCGGTTTCACCGACTGGGCGCAGACCATCGCCGACAGTGCTGACGCCGACGATTTCCGTTCTCGGGTAACCGATTCCGAGAACGCCTCGATGTGGC
Proteins encoded:
- a CDS encoding MFS transporter; the encoded protein is MTAELTTPGNDTSLNDTASRRVRMDHEHPRYKWIVLSNTTLGTLLATINASIVLISLPAIFRGIDLNPLAPGNVSYLLWMLMGYLVVTAVLVVPFGRLGDMLGRVRIYNYGFVVFTVAAVALSFDPFHLDGGAIWLIAWRVVQGVGGAMLMSSSSAILTDAFPANQRGMALGVNMVSAVAGSFLGLLIGGFLSEWHWQAIFWVGVPIGLVGTVWSVRSLKELGSRTPGRIDWAGTLTFGIGLTVLLIGITYGIQPYGNSTTGWTNPMVLGAIGLGVALLVLFCFVEMKVAQPMVDIRLFKSASFGMGNLAGLMSSVGRGGLQFMLIIWLQGIWLPLHGYSFESTPLWAGIYLLPITFGFLLAGPIAGSLSDRFGARPFTVGGMLLMAVTFVALLLIPVNFDYWMFAVIVFLNGLGGGIFTAPNTAAIMSSVPASQRGSASGVRGTFFNAGSSLSIGIFFSLMIVGLANTLPSALSSGLQAQGVSADVAHDVSSLPPVGSLFAAFLGYNPMAELLEPSHALQQPGVNAAELTGQTFFPQLITQPFHSGLTVVFIAAAVMMVLGAIASWMSPGRYADAPGADNAA
- a CDS encoding ATP-binding cassette domain-containing protein, yielding MSEAAIEAIDLVKRFGGQTAVDGISFSVPQGTVLGLLGPNGAGKTTTVRMMTTLTAPTSGTARVAGFDVLRDPDQVRRNMGLTGQAATVDELLTGRENIRMIGSLYGMRRKDLDRLGDQLLQQFSIADAADRVVKGYSGGMRRRLDLAVSLIAAPPVLFLDEPTTGLDPRSRSELWVVLRELVAGGTTLLLTTQYLEEADQLADRIVVVDRGRIIAAGTPLELKEQAGNASLVVTVSHAADLPAAQSIIARTGVEVHVDVGARRLTASAEGLDEMTRVAGWLRDSRIEVDDIGLARPSLDDVFLSLTGHTAEQEATL
- a CDS encoding ABC transporter permease; translation: MTAIQTGGGAGTITGPRPQTRRTSLAYQSWIMVKRNMIHTKRMPEMLSDVTAQPIMFVLLFAFVFGASITNTGGASYREFLLPGILAQTIVFSAFVVASGITADVEKGIIDRFRSLPISRSSVLIGRSIASLVHSSIGIVVMAITGLAIGWRIRGGIGEAVLAFALVLIFGFGIIWFGILVGSLMRSVEAVNGVMFTVLFPVTFLANTFVPTGPMPHWLRVIAEWNPVSSLAQAMRELWGNGPAAAPDAQLPLHHPVLATILWSLVLTAVFAPFALRAYARRTSD